Genomic DNA from Chanos chanos chromosome 6, fChaCha1.1, whole genome shotgun sequence:
CCTGAGCTGATAAACATTTCTGCAAAATGTTGTCACTCTGATTTAAATGGTATGGCAGAGTATGAGGACAATCTAGTGCACAATGAACATGAAATCCAACTTTCCGGATAATATCTGTATGACTGTTTTATAATAATCAGTAGCCCTGGTTAGATTTCTATTGTCTGAAAACATCCAGCCAGCAAATTCAACCATCtatctttttcactctctcacttattTATAACTATAGCTGGACTTTCGGTTTCAAGGATGCTACCTGCTCCTGGTTCTCTTTTTTGTTCAATGCTTAAACCTCACCATCTGGTCCAGATCACCATTCCTACCGTATGAGCACTTATCTAAAATAAAACGCTGCTTCTCAGGCCAGGATGACTCTGTAAATATGCTGATCCTTGACTTGACTTACAACAAGATCTATTTTGAGAGAAACTGTGTTTCATACGTATTTCTTATTAAACTTAAGTATTTCACAGGAACTAAGTTTATAATATATCCATCTGTTCTAACTTGTGCTAACACCTGATTGTCCATTGATAGTCAAGCCCTTGAATGGTTTTCCAGGCCTTCTAGTGCAGGGATAATGTAAGCATTTACTGTCCAGTGACTCACCATGGCCCAGCCCAGCTCTTTACTGCctgtgtgtattactgtggGTGGGTTTCTAACTGTCACCCAGCAACATTAATTTCCTTTCCTTTACAGCTACAAATTACACTAACATGGATTTATATAAATTAAGTTAACTCTAATTTAACTGACAGCAGCTAACAgctttccattaaaaaaaaaaaaaagaaacttccaGCTATGCCAGAGCATTTTCAATTTCGTattagtcattttaaaatatttacttttgaCCTATCGCTCCTTATGGATTCTTTAAGTGTTTGGTGAAATGCGTACCTCCTAGAAATCCAACATATGCAAATTGTAGATGTGTACAGCTGTAGTTTAACTTAAATGAAGAAACATCATAATTCATCTCTCAACATCACTGAAGGCAGCAGAAATGTTATACAAATCAGACTCTAAGTATACTGTGTCAATATAATACAAATATTTCCTTATATGGTCACAAAACTGTGACATCTTTATTTGTACATGAAAATGCATTGCTCTCTGTCATGAGACTATGACATTCATCAGTGTAACAACAGTCTGTCTACAGTAAGTCTTGGTAATGTGAAGCCCCCTGTGAGGTTTCTTGAATGTGAATGTGCTCTGGACCAAGCTTGATGATACTGCACAACTCATTATGTGGAAAAATAGTTACTGGCCTCACACGCATTAGAAAAATTGTGTGCTAACCTCATTTACATCCACAACGCTGACTACCATGCAAGAGGTAGACCTGTTAGATCATGAGATATACtaagctggagagaaaaagggaaaaaaatagctGTCCTAGAAGTAGCATTCCTCAGCTGTACCTCTTTGGGCATGGTTACATTTTTGAAGGAGAAATGGATTTTGTATGACATATGTCTAACAGATGATGATAACTAAACCCTGGTGTGTGCTTTGCTCTTCCCTAGAGTTTCATAATATCCATCCTGGGGACACACTGGAGAGGTCattgtttctttcattctgcACTAACACACAAGCAAGGACTTGATTACAAGTAGTTAAGTTGATGCAGCCATGTTTGTTCTTAGTTAAAACAGAATTTTGTCAGCAGGGTAAGCTGTGAGACTTTGGATTGATCCATGGTACTCTAGTTTGTGTTAACCAACTTTAAACATTTCACTTCTCATGAGTAAATATGCAAGAGTGACATGCATGTGCAATTACAACATACACATGGTATAATATTCCACGACCTCTCTCTGGTGAAAATAGTGTGTTCTGACGTAATGCAGTATTTAATAAAAACCAGCAGTGGACAGGCATCAACTCCATATAAACAGTTTTAATCAGATCTCTCTATTCCAGATGTGTTGAGGGGCCTCTATGAGTAAAACAACTAATGACTAAtgaagagagatgaagacatatatatatatatatatatatatatatatatatatatatatatatatatgtatgtatgtatgtatgtatgtatatatatatgtgtgtgtgtgtgtgtgtgtgtatatatatatatatatatatatatatatatatatatatatatatatatatatatatctcatatGAAGATTAGGAATATGTAAAAagaaatgtgtctgttttctaccacatgtctgtattttctgcATACTTGATTCCAGGGCTATTTAAAGGTTTCCAGCTCACTAAATTCTAATCTTGGTGTAACTCATGAAAGAGTTTTAGAGCTAGAGCTGTAAAACTCCTGACAGCTGCTTTGTTCTACTTTCAGTTAAACATTTAGCTGTTGTTCTGGTAAGTGTCTCTTTTGTTATAGAGGTGGGCCAAGTAAACTGGGATTTTCTTTTGAGCTACTATGTAAATTCTGAAGAAAAATGTTCAAGTAGGGGCTGTTGTTTATTAAATGATTCTGTTGGACatattgaataaaataaaagttcCAAAGAGAAGCTGGTAATGAGGATGTGGGCACTAGTAAACTTGTCTGTCATGGAGGTCTATAGGTAATTAGACTGAATTTCACTCAAACCAAGCTCATTTCCACCATACGGTATCATTAACTATAGGAAAGGAAGTTGCTTTACTGTGTTCAGTATGTTTAGATCAGCAAGAGTTACAGACATCCCCCACTGGTTGAAATAGTCGCTCTTGGGGAACaaatcagccttttttttaaaacagaaattggACTCTTTCACTGGAAATAAGCCTAGCCCAAGtattttttccattctttctaCATATACTGAAAAAGCAATGGCACAGTGAGGCAAATGACTGAAGATAAGCGTGCtttttgttgccataacaaaaCTCAGACCTCCAACCCCCTCCAATGTTGTTGACTTTATGtctttgtattttatatatataatggcACCAAGAAGAAATATGTCCTAAATGTTTCCAAGGTCTTGTTTTTTGGGGCGCTGACTTCCTGTGGGGAAAGGCAGAGGTGATATGAATCTGTCTTATGTCTCTGTAATGACTCTACCACCTCAGCTCCATATATCATTTCATGTCCCATGATGCCTCCAGACAGGGTCTGCCAGCATCATGGGAAACGTGGATCTGACTCTCAGTTTAAGCACACTGGTCAAGCATTTCCCTAAATGAAGCagattaagaaaacaaaaaccagtagACTTTTGACTAATGCCTAAAGCTTTGCAGTGGTCAGCTTGGTATAGAATAACCTAAAATCAGAGCATTCAAACTAAACTAACTGTCAATTCAGAAGCAGTGAATGAAGCAATACAACATAACAGGCCATGCTAAATCGTGCATATAGATGCAGTTCAGCAGGTGTGGATAAAGTCAACATAAAGTGGTTTATTGTTTACATAAAGAGGTAATGACATACTACAGAAAACAAACGGGATGCCCTTCAGTTATTTTAACAAGCAAATAATTTTTAACTCATACCAGCACCAAAAAAATAGCACCTGAAACAAATCAATGCAACAGGTACTTCTTTACCTGCAATTCTCACTTTTTCCCCATTCATCATGGTTGTTTAGATGATATCATTTAGAgctgtgaggggggggggggggtaaggtaAACATTTGAACACATCTTGTGTAAGAAATGTTAGGTGAATAAAGTAAATCTCATCATCACAGCTGGGCAGTGTTGCTACAAGTAGTGAAGCTATTAGTTTAACTACGTTTTCCATTAGCGAGGTGGTAGTATCATTGTCAGTCAAGTAGCTTTGCAGTAATGAAGTTTTTTTATTGATGATGATTCCAACTGCACGCAAGTACTTGCACCTTCATGTCATTTAGAATTCCCATAGAAGTCCACATGTGAATGACCCTTTAGTGTAAGAAAACATATTATCCAACCAAAGAGAAACCAACTTTCTGATATAAATTTTGAAAGAACCTCTTataagccacacacacacatacacacgcacacacacacacacacacacacacacacacacacacacaccacacttatTCATATTCTGTATATTTTAATGCTAGTCTTGGAAAAGTATGTTTACTGTTTTAGTGGTGTTCTTACATTTGATCAAGAACCAGTCCATGAAGACTAGTGTAATATAAATACCAGTattctgtatgttttgtgtaaACAATTGTAAGAGCGAATTGTTTTACTGGCAGCTCACAATTACTATTTTTACTTGGAGACATCAGTCATTAAGTTGCCTCAATGTAGCAAGTTACTTTTGCCATGTTGCTGGTAATGTAGCTAGTTACATTTCTCTGAAGGGTAGCTTTCATTGAACTGAGCTATGTTTTTATAGAGTAAATAGTGGCTTACTTTTCCCAACATTGCTTATCACGTGTTTTTAGCTTATTAGTGTGCAGAGCCAAAGGTCCAATACTCTATTCCGTTTGTATTGCTGAATCAGCCATAGCTGGTAAAAATATGAAACTAAGTTTAATAGTTGTGAATGGTGTACATGTGTAAAGAGGAAAATAACAGGCTTATTCTGCACCCTCCCTCATGAACAAGCTCCAAAATGGACTGCTGACATGCCTGTGAAAACAGGGAATGCAGAGGCCAAATTGGAGCAGCAAACAGGAGAACGAGTCCCATGAGAATATGGGGTTTCAAAAGCATGTAGACAGAAACAGTATAAGTACAACTAATCTGAAACTAAATTTGACTTAATAAATGCTGGGAAAGTCACTTTTGGTAGTACCAAATAACAAACCCATGAACAATGATGTTTTACTGCCATGAACAGTGAATCCTATGGGTCAATCAGTGTGTCTTGTGGCCTTATgctgaaaaggaagaaagaataGCATAGTAATTTCAGATAAGGCCTCTGAGGTGTTTTAGTTAGAGCCTTCAGCCTCCGGACATCTTTGGTAAAGTATGAAAAACCAAAGTGGGAGAGATGGTTAGATGTTTTATGAGCTCACACAGTGTTTTCtggtgtgtaaaaaaaaaaaaaaaaacagcggaaAAATTGTCTCCTCTGAGAAGTTCGGAATGTTTGGCCACCTGTAAAGATGACTTTAGTCTTGTGGTTAGAGTTTATAGAAAAAGAGCAAATGTAATCCTGGTCTGAGACACCACATGACTTTCATCAAAACATCCATTCATCGCTTTCCTCTCCAGCCGTCTCCACTACACATGAAGTTAtgggaagaggaggatgatgtGAAAGGAAAGACTGTCACTCAATGGCACAGTTATTCATCCCAGATTTTCCTCTTTGCATATTTACCAGTCAGTCACCCTGTCTCCATTTTTGTCTGATTCATGTAGAATAAAGCCTCAGATAATTCGAACGCCAGGGCTTCACTCCGCTTTAGCCAGCAGTCATTGtgtaaaacaactgaaatgGCACAGAATCTGAATTGGCACTTCTGAGGATTATATTTCTGTCAAACTCATCAGTCTGGTTTTATTCCATGTTGATATATCAGCATTGCTCATCAACATAGCCACACTTTAACGATAAAAAATCATTCAGATACACTAAATACTTATTCCCTTGTGGCTTTTGGACAATGATAATAAGGGCATGCCCCTTGGTGGTTTGTTTGAATAGTACCTACTAAAATAAAGTGAATAGCATGTAATTTGAAACAGACCACCCTTGTACCACATTTCATTATTTGCTTTTCCTGGTTTCTTTCTATAAAGAAACATGGATGAGTGCATAATACCATCGCTTATATTTGGTTCCTCAgctgttttattcatttcatcCATGGATAAGTGCTTATGGACTTGCTCCCACATTTGCTCTGGGAATGCAATTGAAGACTGTAAATAATGTTTCCATAGTGACATTAGAGCACCAACTCTTCAGGTTGTTATACAGATTGTGTCATGGCAAAGGAATGTTATTGTGTGCAGAACCTCGCTACTGAAGTGCAAGATATGGCCAATTCTTCGAGATTAAAGGGCTACTAGTGGACTGGAATGTAGAGATGGAAGTGCTTTTATCCAGATAATTATCATTGTCAGGTTCCCTGAAGATAATTCCAAAGGCATTCAGCTTTCTGGCACTGGTACAACGGACCATGTCCCTCaaaaatttaaatatgaaacatttatttgtttaaactgCAAACAATTTACTGTTCAGATAACTCCGTAGCTATTCGGGACTCTGGCACTGATAGACAGCAATGAGCAGCAGAACTGGAAAATACAGCAAAACCCCAAATATGTAACATTTATTTGTATAATATACATTTTACTATTGTACTGTCCATTTTTACATTCGGTTTTACTCACAGACATGTAGATAAGTACTGCGCTCAATTACTAACAGTGGAGCTCAAATTCTGACCCCAAAGATAggtgtgttgtaatgtttacatttaacattaatgTAGTATATTTAACATTAATTTCACACAATTTTACGGCTAAATTCTCTTTTTGCATAGAAACAGCTACCTCTGTGGTGTCTAGAAATGTAAAAGTGCCATTTAAGGCTAACAATTCATTCTCACTTCACTTTAAAATGTGATAGATTAACAATATCTGAGCTACATGTTGGCATGGATATGCTATGTGTTGGCATAGATATTGTATAGGATTTCACAAAGTGTTACAGGTAACGTACACATAATATAATGGTGATGAATTATCTTATTTCTATTCTGTAATTTCAGTGTGCAATTTCTGCAGATGTTGTGCAGGAAGCATACTAGTCAACTATAGGTTATGTAGATGCATAAAATTTGtcaaataaagtggaaaacagTACCGTATAGTACAGGTGACAAGCTTCAGTGGACCAAGTTAAACATAAATGTGATGGAGCACCCGAAGGCAAAACACCCAGTCAGGAGGCAGCTGGTGGTATGCCAGTTTATTGCCATCCAATCGCAAGATCCTCATGCGGGAGTACTCTGTTGGACCGAACGTCCTGCAGAAACTGCTGACGTTAAATGCTAGAGAATAGAACAGACCAGgcaaattattattttttgttccttaggatatacatgtattttactgaaaaaagaaaaaagtgttaaaaGGTTGAAAGCAATTTCTGTAGAATGCCTCTGCCTTTTGGTTAGTTTTTGCTATTGGATTACTTGTCTTCCCcaacaacaactgaaaaatacCTTGCTACAAAGCTCAACTGTTGACAATTTAGCTTGTTTTATAGCTTGACTGTCATGCGTTGGTAGTGTTTAAGAGATATGATATTTAAACTACGTATACACGTTCATTAGCTGGCATGACAAGCATATGTGAGGGTACTCTTCCCTGTAGAGCAAATCAAGTGAGGAGCTATGGTATGATGTCCAGTGACTTTCCTATCTCTCTTAACATTCACACTAATTGTTGGTGTacatatttctgaaatatttcaaaggaaaaacaaacagtcctTCGTGTTGCCAGTGGGTTATACAATTATTCCACTCATACAGGGGCTGCATTCCTTTTACTCAAATTAATAAGTTACAGGTGCAGAGGCTGTGCTGTTAAGAGTATCAACTCatgctgaaacaaaaaaaaaatgtctatggCTCttcctgttgtctctctgttaaTTTTTCAATCTTAACAATTTTGAATGTAGGAAAAACATCTGATGAAGGGACTGTGTAAAGGTCAAAATAGCTGCATGCTGCTCTATTTACTTTTGAGGCTGTTGTTCCCCGCTGCTTGAAAATAACACAAGCATTACTAATATTGCGCTTGTCGGAAAAAATAATCCGTTTTCTGCATTTAGCATTAGGGTTACTGGAATCCAAATGCTCCACTCCACAACTTCTTTTTGAGTTGGCAATAACTCTGTCAAGTTACAGatgcattttctttatttctctctttctgtctctctttctttctgcctttctctctttctttcttacctacttacttacttacatTTTTAGCTCTATTCCCTGTGAGTTCCTATTTCTAACTTACAGGGTTCGTGTTTCTTTGGAGCTGGACTCTAGAGGTAAAGACAATGTGTGTAAATAGTAATACAAACATTAGAGGAAATGGGACGGGTCCCACCCACCAATAATCAGTCCTAATCACTGTCGAGGCAAACTTTGCAGATCTGTGTGACTCTGGTAACTAATCAAGGCATATGCTTCTCAGAGACAGGGGGAAGAACAGCTTGTGCTTTTGGCAGACTTGGAGTCCTTCGCTGGAGTGTTCACAGATGTTCCCAgtcttttctctccatcagcTAACCTACTTTTGCTCCCTGGACACTCAGTTAGGTACTCCGTTGGCTACTTTTCTCTCAAAATGCGACAAACACTTCAAAAAAGGGAAAGGAGAGGGTGCAGAGTGTCTCTCCCCTCCAATCctgtcacattttccattttttttttctcagagccTGCTTATTTGAGATGTTTAGTTTCTCTTGCCAAGGATTATTTCATAAGGAAAAGtgcaagcatttttttttttcaaatctcttTCGTCTGCCCCAAAACTTTGCGTCAGACCTCAGACATTACAGGCAACAAACAACATGCCTATACCATGAGACAAAGCCAGTTTGAAGTCATGAACTTCAAAATATGTGTCCTTAGAGACATGATGTTTAGCCATTTTAATATGTACACTTCAGAGGAATTGAACCAAAAAGCTTGAAACACCTACATTTGGAATGGACTGAGATCAAGTATCACTCCCTTTGATTGAATCCTCAACTAGCTAGTATTTTTATCCTCAAAGCAGTGTACTCAAGCAGTTGAGAATCATTTGTATTCAGATTCCATAAGCCTTTGCTCACAAATTCCCATTGAACAGGAAGATGACAAAATGCATCTTGAATGTGTAATAAGGCTCTGAAACAGGAAATCAGCACACCAGAAATATGACAATGGTCTTTATACCCTTATATGTGCAAAACTACCcagaagtgtgagtgtgaggatgGGAAGCCTGAATAGGAATATGAGAAATAAATACTACAGTGTAATCTATGTAGTCTCCCATCATCTACGATAATTAAGGACATTCTGGATGTTTTAATTATTCCaaattttaattaacaaaatgaaTCCTGAGTGAATTATGATATATATCCATTTCACGAATCCTTGCTCATAAAGTCCTCTATTTATATGTTCTCAGGAACATCAAAACCACCAATATTTCGTTGCAAAATTTTGTAAAGACTGTGTAGTGACACCACCATTTGTTGTAAAGCTTCTGTTGGAGGACGGGCAAATCTTTTTAGTCTGGATTTTTCACATAGTTTTGCCACTGTTTAGGCTTGGTATTAATAAatctgaattgaattgaattgaattgaattgaattgaattgaatcatATCTAAAATGCATGATAGATGTAAATTGGGCTTGGCTGATTCACAAGATTGTGCTATTGTGTTTCCATGCAGAGGAATTAATGATCATTGGCAGAGTATGTCTTTTGAAATGATGCATGATAAAAGGCATTCTGACTGTTTGTTACTTTCCATCTAGTTTATCACCCAAATTCCATCTAGTTTACCACCCAAATTATTCCATTACTCATTGTTAAGAGCCACAAAAATGCTTTCAGTTTTTCACCAAGCATGTCCTATCTCTTGTTATTGGACAGTTAACTTCACTAGATTTAATGATGACTTCATTCTATATGATCAGTAAGTATCTGATCCCGATAAAAGCCTAACTGTGAATCTGCATTAGTTGGACTCTCATTGTCTCACCTTGAATGAGATTTGCCTCCAGGTAGAGGTATTGGAGGGTGGTGGGGACCACTGGGGTTTGGGTCAGCAGGTTGTGGGAGAGATCAAGCTCAACCAATGAAGTAATGTTAAAGGCACCAGAAGCCAGACCATTGTCCTGCAGCTGATTGTAGCCAAGGCGAAGGTAGCGAAGGCTACTAAAGTCTTGTAGACTGTCCTCGGAAACACCAGTCATTGAGTTGTTGGAAAGGTAAAGCTGTTGGACTGATGGAGGTAGATACTTGGGGAATGTATCTAGGAAGTTGTGACTGAGATCCAGCAAGTTCAGAGATGAGAGGCCTggttaaaaaaatgagaaataaatactGCTTTATAACCATTCAGCCATTATAATGACAGGCATTGTGGATAATTCCACAAATGTCTAAGCATATTCTTAAAAGACATGACAATCTTAGTAATGTTGTTTCACAAGTGGAATTTGCAAACAAGGAAATGATTGATCAAATGGATTACCTTCAAAGTCACCTTTTCCAATTGCCTTTAGCCTGTTGCCCTGGAGCAGAAGAAGTGTCAGATTTCCTAGATTCTGGAATGCACCTGGGGAAATTTTCTCGATGTGATTATATGCCAGTCGCAGTTGCCTGAGCCCACTGGGAAGCCCAGTTGGCACCTCAGTCAAGTTGTTATGGTTCATAAAGAGATTCACTAGctgtgtgtgattggacagcCACATGCTATTTATATCTTTACTGTGTATTTGATTCCAGTCCAGGAAGAGCCAGCGCAACCTGGTGACATTGACCAAGGCTCCACTGGGGATACCTgagattttgtttctttggagAAAGAGATACTGGGTCCTAGATGGTAGACTCTCAGGGAGCTGGTTTAGACCCTTGTGGTCACAGTACAGTGCTGTGGGCCACTGGATTGGACAGTCACATTGCAGTGGACAGCTTTCGGTGTTAACTGCCCTATACCAGCTTGGGTCCATACGATCCCTCAGGCTTACAACACTCGGCTCTCCTAGCAGTCGATTGATCCAGAAGGGAATTCCACCATAGTCCAGGTCTGTGTTTGAGGCCCAAGCAAGCCCACACACCAGGAGCACCAGCACTAATGGCCTAATATCCATGGATCTTGTTGTTTGTCCTAATAAAAAACAACCTGTAACATGTTATGATACAAGCTTGAGATGCATACTGAGAATGCAAACTATAAAgtattgtaaaataaaataaaatatgttaaacATCACTGGTAAGGATATGATGATTTCCCTCTAGATTGTGATATCTATGATGAAATGCAGGTTTTACCACACCTAATTCAGATTTTGGCTGGAAAACAATCTGATAATTTTTCACATATGTTTTTACTGTATTGTTGTGGGGTGATTATGGTCAGTAATTCACCGACGGTGTATAATGCACATCTTTATCATCTATGACAGGAATTTAAACCATTTATTGTGCTTTAGTTAACAATTCTAACATGCTTCATAATGAACAGAACTGTTTTTCACTCTCCCCCATCTTTAGAATCAGCCCTAATtcataacacacagcacaaatgtACAACAAACCAGAGAAACAATGAAATGTGCGTACCTTTTGTCTTTGAATTCAAAAACCAAGTTgatgttttagttttgtttggttttgtgcgTCTCCTTGTGTGTTTGGGATCTTACCGACGCAACCCTCTCAGGATACTGCATAGCTTTGCTCAGGGAACCTGCAGAGTTTACCCAGTCACTGAAACATTCCACACAGTGTCATGGCCAAGGCCCCAGACTCTTTCACGACTACCATAAtcttccctttcttcttttttttttttcccccacatctCACTCAGCAGCCTATGGTTGCTGTCTAGCCACACATACTCCACACAACATTTGGTAAAAACATGTGTGCTGGCAGCAGAGTAaaacatgtctgagagaaaataCTGTTTGAGTTtggcaggcagacagaaaaaTGCATACAACATGAAATACAAACTGAGGTTAATGCTTGGTAGTTTAAAATGGATAAATGTACACTTCAAACATGTCCAATTGAAGATTCTTTCAAATGTTGATTATATTTTTTGCTTGCATACATGCTAATACGTGTCTCACCTTTGAGCCTTGCTCTGTTTGAGAGCTGCTGATGTGTGATGCATTTGTTTGGAGTGTTTGTTAATAAGCTTCTCACTGACACAGTATGTGAAGTTTGCCTTGTTTCAGACTCCACCACACAGCAGTCTGCTATGGAACTTATGACAGTGTACAGTGCAGTACAGCTGGAGTGGACCTGGGGAGCCAAACAGAccctgtcagtgtgtgtgtgtgtatgtgtgtgtgtgtgcttatacCATGTGTAGTTTAGTTTTACACAGTGGAAAGACTTCAAAGCCCTCCCCAAAAGGATGACGCATGTGTATTGGGTTAAGGGTATTACAATAGTCAGCACAGTGCCCCCTAGCACATTTGCAGTCTAATATCATGCACCATAGTTTATTGCTTGAGTATTTATCTTACTAAGAAGGCACATAGTCAAAGAAAAAGTCAATGCTACTATACTCAAAACAGATCTAAAGCTTTTGctttgaaatatgtatttgtatactGTTGTCATACCTTGTAACTGCGTGATAACTGATTCTAAGTAGGCCTACTTCAGTTATTCATGTAAATCTGTCAGTTTGGGAAAATGTTTTGCAGTTTAAAGCATGGGGCACTTACAAGTGTTTAATGTTCTGTCCAAAGCCACAACTTAAAAATTTTTCCCTTTACTCTTGGCAAAAGTATCTTTCTGTAAAATACCACTTTTCCCAAAAAGTACTTAAATTTTTCTGCCCTTGACCATCAAACATTGTACAATGTTTCACAATGTTACTGTCATTATTTCATACCTTCCCACTGGTGTTGTTTATAGGATTTTTTCATCtgacatatactgtacatgATACATGCGTGATGTAATATAATAGCATTATAAAAGAAATGTCTTAAGCAGTTTAGCAGAATGATTTATTTCAAATAACACTAACTGCAGGCCAAAAATCTAACTGGTTGATTAAAGCTGGGTTTAGCATGCACCCTTTGAACGCATACTTTCTGAAGCCACGTAGATATTTTAAACATAagtttttatcttttaaatgTCAAGAGATAGAC
This window encodes:
- the LOC115815720 gene encoding lumican, whose product is MDIRPLVLVLLVCGLAWASNTDLDYGGIPFWINRLLGEPSVVSLRDRMDPSWYRAVNTESCPLQCDCPIQWPTALYCDHKGLNQLPESLPSRTQYLFLQRNKISGIPSGALVNVTRLRWLFLDWNQIHSKDINSMWLSNHTQLVNLFMNHNNLTEVPTGLPSGLRQLRLAYNHIEKISPGAFQNLGNLTLLLLQGNRLKAIGKGDFEGLSSLNLLDLSHNFLDTFPKYLPPSVQQLYLSNNSMTGVSEDSLQDFSSLRYLRLGYNQLQDNGLASGAFNITSLVELDLSHNLLTQTPVVPTTLQYLYLEANLIQAFNVSSFCRTFGPTEYSRMRILRLDGNKLAYHQLPPDWVFCLRVLHHIYV